The following coding sequences lie in one Leishmania donovani BPK282A1 complete genome, chromosome 11 genomic window:
- a CDS encoding 40S ribosomal protein S5 has protein sequence MSSKTPKLFNKWSFEGLETSELALRDHISTTAAYVPHTSGRWQKRRFYKARMPIVERLANGLMFKGRGNGRKLQAARLLKHTLEIIHLLT, from the coding sequence ATGAGCAGCAAGACTCCCAAGCTCTTCAACAAGTGGTCGTTCGAGGGCCTCGAGACGTCGGAGCTGGCCCTCCGCGACCACATCTCGACGACGGCCGCGTATGTGCCCCACACGTCTGGTCGCTGGCAGAAGCGCCGCTTCTACAAGGCCCGCATGCCGATTGTTGAGCGCCTGGCCAATGGCCTGATGTTCAAGGGCCGCGGCAACGGTCGCAAGCTGCAGGCTGCGCGTCTGCTGAAGCACACACTGGAAATCATCCACCTGCTGACG
- a CDS encoding 40S ribosomal protein S5: MPIVERLANGLMFKGRGNGRKLQAARLLKHTLEIIHLLTDENPLQVV, from the coding sequence ATGCCGATTGTTGAGCGCCTGGCCAATGGCCTGATGTTCAAGGGCCGCGGCAACGGTCGCAAGCTGCAGGCTGCGCGTCTGCTGAAGCACACACTGGAAATCATCCACCTGCTGACGGACGAGAACCCCCTGCAGGTTGTT
- a CDS encoding adaptin-related protein-like protein codes for MPNVFVTGAAYFSRGFDAPMVKEDLASQNEPRQLSALYQVVAYMTMGKDMSSLFNEVSALTSSANSTMKRLAYLYLMENSRVQPERTVLQAGTFVKDTLHDSPLVRGAGLRTMTGIQLSVMADFDTGPLSRCLEDSSAYVRRIAAMGVLKQYSKAPNVSSASDLLDKLKGLLKDKNAAVAGSAVRAMLELQYRNAPVSYIYALLEARPHLIEMLLHGNEWTTVYLLEGLAIAMMWECHEAVGRERHRRRGLQPSVSSSTGVHSTAELASTALRPGSHPAAHGEDDDELETLRRQYIAEGEETLEAVLPLMQYASPIIVLSAIRVVGLFLHSVTASRLRVPEAEQSRLLQRYTTSLVQPLVELLEAPRFEMQYVVLRNIAQFLTPVFTPYLAAHLSKFLVKFEDPIYVKMEKLNLLVRFANSENGLRVLDELMVYTREADVALVRTAINAIGVLATMLPELSEECVRQLGQLIATRVPHLVEDTVVVVQMVLRCYPGKFTDIIPPLCASLTILGATEAKAAVAWVLGEYPDSVSESVIEYLSVLVNQFMQQPRLVQCATMTALAKLYLRSARHAPGKDSNSAIKNGAQAMLEKVLSACTDSLYPDLRDRAFFYWRLITLDPDVAKRMLTTTEAVKLGANSWDELGHYSSQQPGTGSGLQELGTLASVTSKPLRLLIGDNVIGSSNKCLVGVNDDEDTNSGEEGDNNEANGYTGGSSNGSAAAKVPLATAANTSLTTAHGAAATVLPSSETTTTFSTVLTPAQGNGVQVEMMWSQSGSKLVLCSRLRLVAGEDYMHHTRVLTMQINWNMFGLGVAQVFPTTSLECDDKPTEVSVLVACNNRKSPTAELQVAIELECIGVRYVLAPPIPTAYLLLPATGCEPHFFAEQWRALGHSVWDMPPQLQELKSDPTRLTTNLLRVYCLNLVHRRELPEKGLLVLLLYCETIGHERLLAQATLNVRGSTLIALSVRSADTPVAAYVGEFIMRALCPLSTD; via the coding sequence ATGCCGAACGTGTTCGTCACTGGCGCGGCTTACTTCAGCCGTGGCTTCGATGCGCCCATGGTGAAGGAGGACTTGGCGAGCCAAAACGAACCACGCCAGCTCTCAGCCCTCTACCAGGTTGTAGCGTACATGACGATGGGCAAGGACATGTCGAGCCTCTTTAATGAAGTCTCCGCGCTCACCTCCAGCGCAAACAGCACCATGAAGCGACTGGCGTACTTGTACTTGATGGAGAACAGCCGTGTGCAGCCGGAGCGTACGGTGCTGCAGGCTGGCACGTTCGTGAAGGACACCCTGCACGACTCACCGCTcgtccgcggcgccggcctgCGTACCATGACGGGTATTCAACTGTCCGTCATGGCCGACTTCGACACAGGCCCGCTCAGCCGCTGTCTGGAGGACAGCTCCGCGTATGTGCGACGCATCGCCGCGATGGGCGTGCTGAAGCAGTACTCCAAGGCACCAAACGTGTCGTCTGCGTCGGATCTGCTCGACAAGCTCAAGGGGCTGCTTAAGGACAAGAACGCCGCGGTCGCCGGGTCCGCGGTGCGAGCCATGCTGGAGCTGCAGTACCGCAACGCGCCCGTCTCGTACATCTACGCGCTGCTCGAGGCTCGCCCGCACCTGATCGAGATGCTGTTGCATGGCAACGAGTGGACGACGGTGTACCTACTTGAGGGCCTCGCTATTGCGATGATGTGGGAATGCCACGAGGCGGTGGGCCGCgagcgtcaccgccgccgcgggctTCAGCCTTCCGTATCCTCGAGCACTGGCGTCCACAGCACCGCGGAGCTGGCTTCGACCGCGCTGCGGCCCGGCAGTCACCCCGCCGCGCACGGCGAAGACGATGATGAGCTTGAAACGCTTCGCCGACAGTACATcgccgagggcgaggagacactggaggcggtgctgccacTGATGCAGTACGCAAGCCCCATCATTGTGCTCAGCGCCATCCGAGTTGTCGGGCTCTTTTTGCATTCGGTTACCGCATCCCGTCTGCGCGTTccggaggcggagcagtCGCGGCTTTTGCAGCGCTATACCACCTCTCTTGTTCAGCCGCTGGTAGAGCTGCTCGAGGCGCCGAGGTTTGAGATGCAGTACGTGGTCCTGCGCAACATCGCCCAGTTCCTGACACCTGTGTTCACACCGTACCTGGCTGCGCATCTTAGCAAGTTCCTCGTCAAGTTCGAGGATCCTATCTATGTGAAGATGGAGAAGCTAAATCTCCTGGTGCGCTTCGCCAACAGCGAGAACGGCTTGCGCGTGTTAGATGAGCTCATGGTGTACACCCGCGAGGCAGACGtcgcgctggtgcgcacgGCCATCAACGCCATTGGCGTGCTGGCCACAATGCTTCCAGAGCTGTCGGAGGAGTGCGTGCGCCAGCTGGGGCAGCTCATTGccacgcgtgtgccgcacTTGGTGGAGGACACGGTTGTCGTGGTGCAGatggtgctgcgctgctACCCGGGTAAGTTCACCGACATCATACCGCCTTTGTGCGCCTCACTTACAATTTTGGGGGCGACAgaggcaaaggcggcggtggcgtgggtgCTCGGTGAGTACCCCGACAGCGTCTCCGAGTCCGTCATCGAGTACCTTTCGGTGCTGGTGAACCAGTTcatgcagcagccgcgcctcGTCCAGTGCGCCACCATGACGGCACTGGCGAAGCTGTACCTGCGCAGCGCTCGCCATGCACCGGGCAAGGACAGCAACAGCGCCATCAAGAACGGGGCGCAGGCCATGCTGGAGAAGGTGTTGAGCGCGTGCACGGACTCGCTGTACCCCGACCTGCGCGATCGCGCTTTCTTCTACTGGCGCCTCATCACCCTGGACCCGGATGTGGCGAAGCGCATGCTCACGACCACGGAGGCGGTAAAGCTCGGCGCCAACTCCTGGGACGAGCTTGGTCACTACTCCTCCCAGCAGCCGGGCACCGGTAGCGGCCTGCAGGAGCTCGGCACGCTCGCCTCTGTTACGTCCAAGCCGCTCCGCCTGCTCATCGGAGACAACGTGATTGGCAGCTCAAACAAGTGCTTGGTTGGCGTCAACGACGATGAGGACACCAATAGCGGTGAGGAAGGCGACAACAATGAAGCTAACGGGtacaccggcggcagcagcaacgggtCTGCTGCGGCAAAGGTGCCGTTGGCCACGGCTGCCAACACTTCCTTGACGACCGctcacggcgccgcggcgaccgtGCTGCCCTCGAGTGAGACCACCACGACCTTCTCGACGGTGCTGACTCCCGCGCAAGGCAACGGTGTGCAGGTGGAGATGATGTGGTCGCAGTCGGGCTCGAAGCTGGTGTTGTGCTCTCGTCTGCGCCTCGTGGCTGGCGAGGACTACATGCACCACACCCGCGTGCTCACGATGCAGATCAACTGGAACATGTTCGGCCTTGGTGTGGCGCAGGTGTTCCCCACGACGTCGCTCGAGTGCGATGACAAGCCGACAGAGGTGAGCGTGCTGGTCGCGTGCAACAACAGGAAGTCGCCGACAGCGGAGCTTCAAGTGGCCATTGAGCTAGAGTGCATTGGAGTACGCTACGTGCTGGCACCGCCGATCCCGACAGCCTACCTTCTGCTCCCTGCGACCGGGTGCGAGCCGCATTTCTTTGCCGAGCAATGGCGTGCGCTCGGCCACTCCGTGTGGGACATGCccccgcagctgcaggagctcaAGTCTGACCCGACGCGGTTGACGACGAACTTGCTGCGCGTGTACTGCTTGAATCTGGTCCACCGACGCGAGCTACCGGAGAAGGGGCTTTTGGTGCTTCTCCTATACTGCGAAACGATTGGCCATGAGCGTCTGCTGGCTCAGGCGACGCTGAACGTGAGGGGAAGCACACTGATAGCGCTCAGCGTGCGTTCTGCTGACACTCCGGTTGCTGCCTATGTAGGCGAGTTCATTATGCGCGCCTTGTGTCCGCTATCGACGGACTGA
- a CDS encoding pyruvate phosphate dikinase, putative produces MDTVKHVYYFGGSKADGNRDMKVLLGGKGANLAEMVNIGIPVPPGFTITTKVCAAYQQSNTIPDDVITQVKENVRKVEKEMKKFFGDVNSPLLFSVRSGAAASMPGMMDTVLNLGLNRNTVEAWVKRKPDQSRFVYDSYRRFITMYADIVMQVGREDFEHALGEMKEKKGTKFDTDLTAGDLKELVDKYLRLFEKKTGTPFPQDPWVQLFAAIRAVFRSWGNPRAETYRRLNHITGLIGTAVNVQAMVFGNVNDRSATGVAFSRSPATGANYFYGEYLVNAQGEDVVAGIRTPQQIGKELSLKWAKEHNVSEEERRRRYPSMEEFMPENYKLLCSIRARLEDHYRDMQDIEFTVEDGRLWMLQCRNGKRTIQAALKVAIDMHQEGRITKEEAVLRVDPEQVGHLLHPNIEPEAAKTAKPIGKGLAASPGAAVGQVVFDAESAKAWAAQGKQVIMVRLETSPEDLAGMNAAQGILTARGGMTSHAAVVARGMGKCCVSGCGDLVLKGKSFTLNGHQFVEGDVITLDGTRGLIYKGALKLRAASLEGDFKVFVRWCQDVKRLGVRANADTPADANKAREFGAEGVGLCRTEHMFFESDRIDSIREMILADTREGRETALKKLLPIQRGDFIGLFRAMAGNPVVIRLLDPPLHEFVPHDESAQQELAAKLGVSAEKVRQRVKALHEMNPMLGLRGCRLGITYPEIYNMQVRAIMEAALTVAKEGTDVQPEIMIPLVGKKEELTFSKKQAVVTAEKVLEEGGARVHYTIGTMIEVPRAALTADQIAEEADFFSFGTNDLTQMGCGFSRDDAGQFLRLYDDLGIYTRDPFQSLDQEGVGLLVSTAVTKGRAVKPTMKMGICGEHGGDPRTIEFCHRVGLNYVSCSPFRVPVAIVAAAHAAVKEKQDYEKRNKVLAGSKL; encoded by the coding sequence ATGGACACCGTTAAGCACGTCTACTACTTTGGCGGGTCGAAGGCCGATGGAAACCGTGACATGAAGGTGCTCCTCGGCGGCAAGGGCGCGAACCTTGCTGAGATGGTGAACATCGGCATCCCGGTGCCCCCCGGCTTCACGATCACGACAAAGGTATGCGCCGCCTACCAGCAGTCCAATACAATCCCGGACGATGTGATCACCCAGGTGAAGGAGAATGTGCGGAAGGTCGAGAAGGAGATGAAGAAGTTCTTCGGCGATGTCaactcgccgctgctcttctccgtccgctctggtgcggcagcgtcgatgcCGGGTATGATGGACACGGTCCTGAACCTTGGCCTCAACCGCAACACCGTCGAGGCGTGGGTGAAGCGCAAGCCTGATCAGTCCCGCTTCGTATACGATTCGTACCGCCGCTTCATCACCATGTACGCGGATATCGTCATGCAGGTCGGCCGCGAGGACTTCGAGCATGCACTCGGGGAGAtgaaggagaagaagggcACCAAGTTCGACACGGACCTGACGGCTGGAGACCTCAAGGAGCTTGTAGACAAGTACCTGCGTCTTTTCGAGAAGAAGACGGGAACCCCGTTCCCGCAGGACCCGTGGGTGCAGCTGTTCGCTGCCATCCGCGCCGTCTTCCGCAGCTGGGGCAACCCGCGCGCGGAGACGTACCGGCGCCTGAACCACATCACTGGCCTCATCGGCACAGCTGTGAACGTGCAGGCAATGGTGTTCGGTAACGTGAATGATCGCTCTGCCACTGGCGTCGCCTTCTCTCGCAGCCCGGCCACCGGCGCGAACTACTTCTACGGCGAGTACCTGGTGAACGCCCAGGGCGAGGACGTCGTGGCCGGCATccgcacgccgcagcagatCGGCAAGGAGCTGTCCCTCAAGTGGGCCAAGGAGCACAAcgtgagcgaggaggagcgcaggCGCCGCTACCCGTCCATGGAGGAGTTCATGCCGGAGAACTACAAGCTGCTGTGCAGCATCCGGGCGCGTCTCGAGGACCACTACCGCGACATGCAGGATATCGAGTTCACCGTGGAGGATGGCCGCCTGTGGATGCTGCAGTGCCGTAACGGCAAGCGCACGATCCAGGCCGCGCTCAAAGTCGCCATCGACATGCACCAGGAGGGCCGCATCACCAAGGAGGAAGCCGTGCTGCGCGTTGACCCCGAGCAGGTGggccacctgctgcaccCGAACATCGAGCCGGAGGCGGCCAAGACGGCCAAGCCGATCGGCAAGGGCCTCGCGGCGTCCCCGGGCGCGGCGGTCGGCCAGGTCGTCTTCGACGCCGAGTCCGCCAAGGCGTGGGCGGCGCAGGGCAAACAGGTCATCATGGTGCGCCTCGAGACCTCTCCGGAGGACCTAGCCGGCATGAACGCTGCTCAGGGTATTCTGACCGCTCGCGGTGGCATGACCTCGCACGCGGCTGTGGTGGCCCGTGGTATGGGCAAGTGCTGCGTTtccggctgcggcgacctTGTGCTCAAGGGCAAGAGCTTCACGCTGAACGGCCACCAGTTCGTCGAGGGCGACGTCATTACGCTCGATGGTACTCGCGGCCTGATCTACAAGGGTGCGCtgaagctgcgcgccgcgtcgcTTGAGGGCGACTTCAAGGTCTTTGTGCGCTGGTGTCAAGACGTGAAGCGCCTGGGCGTGCGTGCCAACGCCGATACGCCGGCGGATGCCAACAAGGCTCGCGAATTCGGCGCTGAGGGTGTGGGTCTGTGCCGCACGGAGCACATGTTCTTCGAGTCGGACCGCATCGACTCCATCCGTGAGATGATCCTCGCCGATACGAGGGAGGGCCGCGAGACGGCGCTCAAGAAGCTGCTTCCTATCCAGCGCGGCGACTTCATCGGTCTCTTCCGCGCCATGGCTGGCAACCCGGTTGTAATCCGCCTGCTCGACCCCCCGCTGCACGAGTTCGTGCCACACGACGAGTCTGCACAGCAGGAGCTGGCCGCCAAGCTTGGCGTCTCGGCAGAGAaggtgcgccagcgcgtcaAGGCCCTGCACGAGATGAACCCCATGCTCGgcctgcgcggctgccgcctcggTATTACCTACCCCGAGATCTACAATATGCAGGTGCGCGCCATCATGGAGGCCGCGCTCACCGTGGCGAAGGAGGGCACCGATGTGCAGCCGGAAATCATGATCCCGCTTGTAGGCaagaaggaggagctgaCCTTCTCAAAGAAGCAGGCCGTCGTGACGGCCGAGAAGGTGCTCGAGGAGGGCGGTGCTCGCGTGCACTACACCATCGGCACCATGATCGAGGTGCCAcgtgcggcgctgacggcggacCAGatcgccgaggaggcggacTTCTTCTCCTTCGGTACAAACGACTTGACCCAGATGGGCTGCGGCTTCTCTCGTGATGATGCTGGCCAGTTCCTGCGCCTGTACGACGACCTCGGCATCTACACCCGAGACCCCTTCCAGTCTCTCGACCAGGAGGGCGTTGGCTTGCTcgtcagcaccgccgtcaccaaGGGCCGCGCTGTGAAGCCGACGATGAAGATGGGCATCTGCGGCGAGCACGGCGGTGACCCGCGCACCATCGAGTTCTGCCACCGCGTGGGCCTGAACTACGTCTCTTGCTCTCCGTTCCGTGTGCCAGTCGCCATTGTGgccgccgcccacgccgCTGTAAAGGAGAAGCAGGACTACGAGAAGCGCAACAAGGTTCTGGCTGGCTCTAAGCTGTAA
- a CDS encoding inositol-1,4,5-trisphosphate (IP3) 5-phosphatase, putative: MSSATPPLPAGSVNASAALRFSVDFDPSRADSKPSVLLLTQNIGGIEAALGTSAGLGETLPERPHSPMPENGGDISAAFASVPTFFGGPSYIHVPDDIDSELGVSPVVRQQVAEFLGDLRQWLHRLSYMSAAARAAEASATASSAAPASVAGGAASPPPSPTPCGAAANTEAYMRSYTPSVRPPLIDIVVLHFQEIGGKYKNKQFNEYFKEQIRTSLLPEAGWTSGLLMDERESGDTLSSSNYQRHRAASTVQALRRTSFEGSSSSNNNGSANGHAGDAHRLSDANSNDTDLTAELDAGADAYFTAIGSIVFLSPRVMGIASCLSVPHRTYIPIVDDPLTYAGEAGRLFHSGKFAEAGRSRKGFLLLSLRLGTVQFNVCNVHLFNDDDNRVALKSSPSLYTGRRARALKEAIAECSAVVDLSEPLFIFGDYNVRLDGKSFAEWVEEKMQMTVRAEKKRLRCPEQFWELFTDPATQQELRKRFDIEPQHLMDEVALLSSVELAEMPIQFAPTYSRVAYRTRTGATTTSAGADAAALRDVAATPDAQQQIPTSKDLAGRADAIRAEEQEQAEAIRVRPSLSTPLPSSMSPLASVPLTHVTASPHRDNFCHDRLPAWCDRVMFNVAGLEWISGDRSRTAPPQPHAASSVSGSAASGAGCLKGRQRSGQSCWYAYAAIDLIHTDHDGVFMLF; the protein is encoded by the coding sequence ATGTCGTCCGCTacaccaccgctgcctgcCGGCAGCGTGAACGCTTCTGCTGCACTTCGCTTCTCTGTCGACTTCGACCCGTCCCGCGCGGACTCGAAGCCGAGCGTGCTCTTGCTGACCCAGAACATAGGCGGTATCGAGGCTGCGTTGGGCACAAGCGCTGGCCTCGGCGAAACCTTGCCCGAACGCCCGCACTCGCCGATGCCAGAGAACGGCGGTGACATCTCTGCCGCCTTTGCCTCCGTGCCGACTTTTTTTGGCGGCCCCTCGTACATTCACGTGCCTGATGACATCGACTCAGAGCTGGGCGTCTCGCctgtggtgcggcagcaggtgGCAGAGTTTCTGGGGGACCTCCGCCAGTGGCTCCATCGGCTCTCGTACATgtcagccgcggcgcgcgccgcagaggcgtctgcgacggcgtcgtctgCTGCTCCCGCCTCGGTCgcgggtggcgcagcgtcccctcctccctcgcccaCGCCctgtggtgctgcagcgaaCACGGAGGCTTACATGCGCAGCTACACGCCGTCTGTACGCCCGCCCCTCATCGACATTGTTGTCCTGCACTTTCAAGAAATCGGTGGCAAATACAAGAATAAGCAGTTCAACGAGTACTTCAAGGAGCAAATCcgcacgtcgctgctgccggaggCAGGCTGGACGAGCGGGCTGCTCATGgacgagcgagagagcggtgacacgctgagcagcagcaactaCCAGCGTCACCGAGCCGCGAGCACTGTGCAAGCCCTGAGAAGGACGTCCTTTGAAGGCAGTAGCTCCAGTAATaacaacggcagcgccaaCGGCCACGCCGGCGATGCTCATCGCCTGAGCGACGCGAACAGCAACGACACGGATCTCACCGCTGAgctcgacgccggcgcggacGCGTACTTCACCGCCATTGGCTCGATTGTGTTTCTCTCGCCGCGCGTTATGGGCATCGCGAGCTGCCTCTCCGTTCCGCACCGCACGTATATTCCGATTGTAGACGACCCGCTCACCTACGCCGGCGAGGCCGGCCGGCTCTTTCACAGCGGAAAATTTGCCGAGGCCGGCCGCTCGCGCAAGGGGttcctgcttctctctctccgtctcggCACCGTCCAGTTTAACGTGTGCAACGTACACCTTttcaacgacgacgacaaccgCGTGGCGCTAAAGAGCAGCCCAAGCCTGTAcaccggccgccgcgcgcgggCATTAAAGGAGGCCATCGCCGAATGCAGTGCCGTCGTCGACCTCAGCGAGCCGCTCTTCATCTTTGGCGACTATAACGTTCGCCTGGATGGCAAGTCGTTTGCCGAGTGGGTCGAGGAGAAGATGCAGATGACGGTGCgggcggagaagaagcggtTGCGCTGCCCGGAGCAATTTTGGGAGTTGTTCACCGACCCAGCCACGCAGCAAGAGTTGCGAAAGCGGTTCGACAtcgagccgcagcacctgATGGACGAGGTGGCTCTGCTCTCTAGCGTGGAGCTCGCAGAGATGCCGATTCAGTTCGCGCCCACCTACTCCCGTGTTGCCTATCGCACCCGCACTggggccaccaccaccagtgctggcgccgacgcggcagcACTTCGAGACGTAGCGGCAACGccagatgcgcagcagcagataCCCACTTCGAAGGACTTGGCTGGACGGGCTGATGCCATCCGTgccgaggagcaggagcaggcAGAGGCGATCAGGGTGAGGCCCTCGCTGtcgacaccgctgccgtcttcGATGTCGCCGCTGGCGAGTGTACCGCTGACTCACGTGACGGCATCACCCCATCGCGACAACTTCTGCCACGACCGGTTGCCTGCGTGGTGCGATCGAGTGATGTTCAATGTGGCTGGCCTTGAATGGATTTCAGGCGATCGCTCGCGCaccgctccgccgcagccgcatgCAGCATCTTCAGTGTCGGGTAGCGCTGCCTCCGGTGCTGGCTGTCTCAAGGGCAGGCAACGCAGTGGCCAGAGCTGCTGGTACGCGTACGCCGCGATCGACCTCATTCACACGGACCACGACGGCGTATTTATGCTATTTTAA